Below is a genomic region from Argiope bruennichi chromosome 11, qqArgBrue1.1, whole genome shotgun sequence.
atttgcagataatttgattcagagattatgattatttttattattgattctaaattgtaaatattttttttcaatttaacataaacagtgttaaaattcattattccattgtaattattcattactttaaaacaaaaaaaaattattttcccattttattttcctaaaacattttttttctttctacatcctcatagaaattgtcttttttaataatttagtcaaaaccttaattctaaaagataaagtaggtatataaactatataagttttataggttttaaggatttttatcatcctttataattttttttacacaatatctcagaactattcatcatttggtatttatccactcatttgaatcagttaaaacaatattagtatagcattttttaagatggagtaaatgtttattttgttaatggtttggttaactaatatacatttgtatattacaataatgaatgcttgtgaagcaaatcatttttatttcatgaattattattgaaaatcaaaatgagaagaaattaagcttcaaaaaactaagaaaaagaaaaatttcttgagaaaatataagtgttgaataaaatatgacttaaatattatgcaaaaattaacaaatgatattttacaatttaattgaaaattctattgactaatttagaatacactaatatttttatattaaattaaaaaataatttttattttttgaaattaaaaattacattccaaattttctttaagttttaacttctgtgcattattataaaagtagaaaattcaacatttagaacaaatttatccacgatattagaatttttaatacaaattttcttttaaaatattattacaccaatcgtataattagaaataattgattctattaccttttcaaatttagtttggctactttcaatcaaaattctgatttttagcataaaaagaagaattaaattgctgtatgcataaataaatgtattaagcatttatgaaaaaaaattaataaattagaataagaaatatatgtattgaaaaggtactttttaaaatcatgtaatattaatcagcttatgcatataatttttaattcaatataaatcttattttaacaaaacaaaaattagtttttattaaatagaaaatattgaatattttgatgattcctttgaggatttttggttatcatactttcttaaaggagaataagccatattttatcaaaaacttaactaaaataatatatatatatctttacaatgcatatttttacaagtatgaattattcaatttgaaaacaaattttagagttcatcatgcacattatcaacattaaaaaaaaaaaaaaaaaaagaatggacaaaactgcaagaaagagattacagatttttattattgcaatttttagaccacaaaatgtaaatgctttattgctactataaatactagcaaataacaaaaCCAAAGCATGtctgcagttataaaaaatgttttaaatgttctataacactaatttattacttaattaggtaaaaaaatatatataattttttaaaagcatcatttaaaaaattttttagctaattttaaaaaaaaaaacatttagctttgtacaataacaaacaaacaaaatatgggcattaaaattaatagtataaaaaaactaaaatactttccaatgaatacagccaaattgcaagaaataaaatgaaaactacatcgaatttgtattccgaataaagCCTCATTTTTAGtttccattaagaatttaaatgaagttcattccattactttgtgaaatctttaaatttcatttaacaaaccaatagaagatagaatttaattatgagttaacatattagtttcttgccatttaattaattataaatagaaggcgcctgtagaaaattcagctttcccaaGTTCCCACTGTACTCAGCCACAGTCAacattaatttctagtcaaaaattagattccTAAAAcgtaattatgagcaaaaataaatatattataacacggtattattcttttattaaaaaagatcgtgcataaataaggtctgccttcatcatagatccaaccgacattcgtccacactccaccctatacattccaaaaatgcgcttcattcttggcgggtaaataaattttcaaattttggcgaaaaaagcttttccgaaagcaaccatacatcgattcccccatttccatcactagcggaatgaaatccgtcctccAGTGCTGCTTCCCCCCACTGCTCCCcccctttcaacttcaaatggggggttcaagcgtcctccggttaacgagtctCTTTATTGAGCAGTGCGAAGCGGCGAAGCTGAATTATGTTTCGCCtccaatttattcatttcaaaaataaggaaCTGAATCTGCACTAATCAAAGAAAATCATTCATCTTATTATGagaatatattaaacattaattacataactttgataattatattattaaaataaacttatcttTACACAATGTCTGAAGAATCGGAATCTTGCGATATTAATtcgaaaaaatctaattttatatgtGAATGGtgtggtaaaatattttatggtagtTCTAACCTAAATAAACATTATCGTGTGCACAGTGAGCAACATCCACATGCATGCGGTGTTTGCGATCAAAAATTTGCAAGGAgatctgatttaaaaaaacattatgcaCTTCATAAAGAGGGAAAGCCCCATGTTTGTGGCGTATGCAGTACGGGATTTTCTGATCTATCAGCTTTAAAAAGACACTGTCTCATTCATAcagatgaaaagaattttaaatgtaacttcTGTGacagagcattttttaaaaagtctggaTTAGATCAACATTTACTTACCCATACAAAAGAAAGAAACCATATTTGTGAGTTTTGCGGAAAGGCATTTTCTAGAAAGTTTCATTTGACTAGTCACTATCGTATTCATACCCAGGAAAAACCATATGTATGTGATATATGTAATAAAAGTTGTTCTAGAAAGTCTGACTTGAATATACATTACCAAACCCATTTGCAACCATATTCATGTGAACTTTGTGGCAAATTATTTTCACGGAAAATTCTCCTCGATAAACATTACCCCAAGCATACTGAAAAAGTAGAACAAATTCATGCCTGTGATATTTGTGCCAAAACTTTCTCGAGAAGGactcttttaaaaaagcattattatattcatatgcCTGAAAACTTGCACAAGTGTAAAGTATGTGATAAATCATTTTCTCAGCAATCACAATTAAATTCTCATTGTTTAACTCATTCACGAGAATACACTTTAGAATCTAATGTGTGTGAATCACTTGTTAAAACTTCTCAACCACAAACTGATATTGTTATCCAAACACCACTAAAATCTCATGCATGTGAGTTTTGTGGTAAATTCTTTGCTAAAAAATCGACACTTACCAGACATAAAAATGTTCATacacaagataaaaattttgtttgtgaaGTGTGTGGTAAAGAATTTCTCAGAAAACTGAGTTTTATGGGCCATTTTAAACGAATGCATGGCAGTCTGGTGAGCTCTGTGCCCTGATGCCATCAGATGACCCTGAAAATCATTAAGTCTCACTATCATGAAAACTATCTATCATATCAGTATTCATACTAATAATTGCATATATACatagttcttaaaaaatattaagatgtcTGTGCTTTAATATATTGATTCCTATTTTTGGtctgaagttaattttaaaaattagattataaatttttaaatatgtgttacaTTAACATTTTTGTACCCCAATGCTTTATACCACAAGGGCTTCCTATGGCCAAATGTTACTCGCAGATTTAGTTTATATGCTAAAAGATATATGctatctttataatataatagaaaCTATGAATAACACATTCTAACTCTGTGGATAGAGTTAGGATATGTTATGCAAACTACAACAATGTGTAAAAAAAACTCCTAAAATCACTTATCTATATctgaattttggaaaattcaGGTTAGTGAATTTCATTTAGGAAATCATATAATAGTCCCATAAAGGAACAGTGTTTACatttaagaattatgaaattgttgAGCTTTTCATTGTTGTGGTGTAACtgccttcttcttcttcttttttttttttgacacaatgttgtttttttattcataaaaatgggAAGTTGCATTTGTCTGTTAGCATTTCTCTGTTTTGAATCAaacgtaatttttataattgtaaaattttcacaGAAATAATCAGGTAGTCTACCAGTTAGAGTTATATACATGCATTTCTGTGCTAGTTTAATGTGCAGTTTGTaatactatttctatattttattttgatgctaGTCTTAtaagattctgaaattaaaattttataaataaaattagaaatcaaaagtaagtattattttcattgcatatGCATTTTTACATTGTATGATTTGTATTTCTGTCCtaattgtttaatttgaattagtCCTTATTCTATCTACATTCACCTTTAAATTAATAGATATctggtattttatttttcttaaaaattgcagAATGCTCCATACATAATCTAATTATTATATTagcaatattttgttttgtaagttttatttatggaattacaaaatgctttttatttttggaaatcatcctttaaattgttcagaatttctaacttttttttttaactcaacttTATGATCTAACTTATATTGGTTGGATTAATATTTATGAGGTTAAAACGATCAATGTTTTGGggatactaaatatttttttacaatatattcattctatttcatttatcttatatttaagtatattttttctattagagAAATTGTATACTTCAGCTGTTTCCTTTCATATTAGTTGTTTGGAAAATTAAGTTAAAGAACTCTTACTGTCAAATTCATGGTAGTGTGAATGTTTCTGTATAAAGTCATGTTTCCTCAGACATCTCTGACAGTTATTATTTCATACtatcatgaaaatattacatataattctaatttttattaattcttgttcATTTCGAACACTATTTTCAgtctgtttaatttatattttttgcttttttttatttatatttaattcagtcGGTTTTGCTCAACGTAATGTTGACTTCAAAATTCTAAACCAGTCAAATCTCAATGTCATGAAagtgacatttattttaattactgtatatatgcattgttttatttatatttttaataattatcttatttatttgtgttttaatttttttttttttttgttcttaaaagtAAATTGCTGATTTTGTTTCCCATGTCTGATTTCATAAGTCTAAGAACTAAAGCCATTTAAATATGCTTGGTCTTATGGGGGGGGATCTTAATGTATGGGCACATAtacattatcaaattttaacatcATTGTAACTCAAAATGTTGgcatctattttttctttttaggttCTGATACATTCTCACAATTGGTTATTTATCTAACCAATGACATGATTCTTGTACATGAATGTATGAAGctcaaaaaattctgtaattgactgattaacataattttatttaatgcttagataataatttagtttaaataatagaTAACTTAGATAATTATAGCAAATCTGAGAATACCACatattcatgttattttaaaatatgtttggttcttctttttattttgtacttttacttctttaaatttacttacttactttaaatttattcatcaatattaatatgcaagacaatttatattgaatattgatttattaatgaatgttACTAATTAATTTgccttgaaatatttaatatttttaacccatattaatcaaaattaaatataaaaaagaaaaagttataataaatgctgGAAAATTTAATcgtttatcattaatttttaattctgaagtgtattaaattaagaaaaacataatttttaatttatttgatgtttttataatttttcttttatcagattatatgtatatttttctcttttaatccTGATTTTGAGAtagcaaaaaaattgtttatctaaATTGTAACAAAGATTCATGCCACTTTATAGATTTTGTTTTGTCTGTGgtaaaattctttgtaatttttttcaatttgcttgATTGTCATTTTTGTTGATATAGTTTCATTTCTTTAGTTGCCTCCTCCCATTCAAATGCTTGTTAATCTTGAATATCTCTTCTGTTTAGATTGTATGAAGgtgatttttcaaatatgatgTATAACAAAGGCAAGCACACcttcaataaatattacataaacaattattaaaatacttcaaaatttcttaCTCCTTCTGCTCTATAATAGTAATAGCAAGTGAACATTTAattgacaattattaaaaaatgcagctTAAGTTGCATTCTAATACGAAATTGCTAACTCTGCAATCAAAATCAATGTTCCATCACatctttcaatttttagattaactgaattattataacatataatttttctaatttcatctgCTGATCACAGTCAATTGTTTATTTTGGCTAGATATCAACTCATTAtaaaagtataatgaaaaaaaaagggggggaattAAAAAAGTTATGACTGTCCAGTTTATGATGTGCCAAAAGAAAAGTGAGAAATTGCAGAAAGTTATACGTATGTTATTTGTAAAACAGTTTAAATGCAACACAATGACTCTAACAAGAATTtgcttctgaaaataatttccatGGTGAATCTTATGCTAAagttgattcttttaaaaaataggtggagataaatgcagaaattatggaaataaatttgaagaatttatattctcttttattcctCTTATCAAAAAAGATAATGATTGGTACCTCAGCCATTAAAGTTcctaaatgtacaaaaattttggtaaaaaggGCAATTCATAACATGAATTTCAAGTATAATTAAACCTTTTCTTacagaaaagaataagaaagcaAATCTTTGCTGCCAAGGAATCCTACCTACAAGTTAAAAACGGAgcaacaaaattattgaaaaaaagaaaagccaGAAATAATCTAAacattgaagataaaaattagaagcaataattttaatataaaataaaaatgtgaagtgatatttttaattcactgcttaatttaatctagttttttaatagtaaattttatgttttatatttattttcttttgttattattatggGGGAATTTAAATTTGTCAGCTACTACCATTAATATGGGACAGAGGGCATAATCCatataaatagattaattatacGACTGTATATCATTTACATAATGGATTAATAGGTTTGATTTATGAATTAAACTCTGTCTTGACTCAgttctgaagaaaatattattaagactAAGAGAGAGGAACACTGAATTTCAGTTGtggagaatattt
It encodes:
- the LOC129957420 gene encoding zinc finger protein 271-like, producing MSEESESCDINSKKSNFICEWCGKIFYGSSNLNKHYRVHSEQHPHACGVCDQKFARRSDLKKHYALHKEGKPHVCGVCSTGFSDLSALKRHCLIHTDEKNFKCNFCDRAFFKKSGLDQHLLTHTKERNHICEFCGKAFSRKFHLTSHYRIHTQEKPYVCDICNKSCSRKSDLNIHYQTHLQPYSCELCGKLFSRKILLDKHYPKHTEKVEQIHACDICAKTFSRRTLLKKHYYIHMPENLHKCKVCDKSFSQQSQLNSHCLTHSREYTLESNVCESLVKTSQPQTDIVIQTPLKSHACEFCGKFFAKKSTLTRHKNVHTQDKNFVCEVCGKEFLRKLSFMGHFKRMHGSLVSSVP